Proteins encoded by one window of Alkalinema sp. FACHB-956:
- a CDS encoding AAA family ATPase, whose translation MITSIELENVRIFEGTGWNFSLLPMTVFCGTNSAGKSTILKALLLLQQSQAVRESYGGLEGRLRLVGNQVDLGSYSSFVSNNETRRSISLSVTITDKMPTLYYQRILALKPENKNTEEGGSISSDHFNGDKRENQFVDYVLKSSFTFGIVRGKRKKSSETSTLKVIEGSEGTVSFTPQALLKEAKYEISVNNEKLLCWSVKRSDDEDDELSYEILLPKNFFNSIGAADAIVPKSKTKMYVKLSVSHPGIIPSSIIAKVQDSTKNPSKIGSELSEKSQWLVARLPPVIREAMIDLNNALNEIHYVGPLRSSPQRYYLSYSESVPRIDPTGEALPYILREKAVYNSSVYNIPPCTNGEPIQEPLSKALNSWLYYLRTGKEPTQDIKNSEIEVRTTSDLVVELRIRSTANQKCYSLADSGFGYSQVLPIVVKGLLAEQGSMLLIEQPELHLNPALQVRLSDFFIAMVRSKKHILLETHSEHIVNAIRVLTAEDESGDLATSCGIYFIDADSDRPLIHKLSVQSDGTVPDLPHNFFGEAISLSGRLLRAQKRFRKSVQG comes from the coding sequence ATGATCACGTCAATTGAACTTGAAAATGTAAGAATTTTTGAGGGTACAGGATGGAATTTTTCACTTCTTCCCATGACAGTATTTTGCGGAACCAATAGTGCCGGAAAATCGACGATTTTGAAGGCTCTATTACTGCTACAACAGAGTCAGGCTGTTCGAGAAAGCTATGGTGGTTTGGAAGGAAGATTAAGGCTTGTTGGGAATCAGGTTGATTTAGGCAGTTATTCTTCATTTGTATCTAATAATGAGACACGGAGAAGTATTTCCTTGTCTGTAACTATCACGGATAAAATGCCTACTCTTTATTACCAGAGAATTTTAGCTTTAAAGCCCGAGAACAAGAACACTGAAGAAGGTGGAAGTATTTCTAGCGATCATTTTAATGGGGATAAGAGAGAGAATCAATTTGTTGATTATGTGCTTAAATCCAGCTTCACATTTGGAATAGTTAGAGGGAAACGTAAGAAATCTAGTGAGACTTCTACATTGAAGGTTATAGAAGGCAGTGAGGGGACGGTATCATTTACACCTCAAGCACTACTGAAGGAAGCCAAATACGAAATCAGTGTTAACAATGAAAAATTACTTTGCTGGAGTGTGAAGAGAAGTGACGATGAGGATGATGAGCTTAGTTATGAAATATTACTTCCGAAAAATTTTTTTAACTCTATTGGAGCAGCAGATGCAATAGTACCAAAGTCAAAAACTAAGATGTATGTAAAGCTTTCGGTTTCGCATCCAGGTATCATCCCTTCCAGTATCATTGCTAAGGTTCAAGATAGTACCAAGAATCCTAGTAAAATTGGATCAGAATTGTCAGAGAAAAGTCAATGGTTGGTCGCAAGATTGCCACCAGTTATAAGAGAGGCAATGATCGACCTAAACAATGCTCTGAATGAAATTCATTATGTTGGTCCTTTGCGTTCCTCACCACAAAGGTATTATTTGTCCTACTCTGAATCCGTGCCAAGAATTGACCCAACTGGGGAAGCTTTGCCGTACATTCTGAGAGAAAAAGCAGTTTACAATTCTAGTGTGTATAATATACCTCCTTGCACGAATGGCGAACCTATACAAGAACCGCTCTCAAAAGCCCTTAACTCTTGGTTGTACTATCTGAGAACAGGAAAAGAGCCTACCCAAGATATAAAAAACTCAGAAATTGAGGTACGTACGACAAGTGACTTGGTTGTAGAGTTGAGGATAAGATCAACTGCTAACCAAAAATGCTATTCGTTAGCAGATTCCGGTTTTGGTTACTCTCAAGTTCTGCCAATAGTTGTGAAAGGTCTTTTAGCAGAGCAAGGGAGTATGTTGCTTATCGAACAACCAGAACTTCACCTCAATCCAGCATTGCAAGTCAGATTGTCAGATTTTTTCATCGCTATGGTTCGATCCAAAAAGCATATTCTCTTAGAAACTCATAGTGAGCATATTGTTAATGCAATTAGAGTCCTCACAGCTGAAGATGAATCTGGAGATTTAGCGACTAGCTGTGGAATCTATTTCATTGATGCCGACTCTGATCGCCCCCTAATACATAAGTTATCAGTACAGTCAGACGGCACAGTTCCTGATCTACCACATAATTTTTTTGGAGAAGCAATTTCTCTAAGCGGTAGGTTACTAAGGGCACAAAAAAGATTTAGGAAATCAGTGCAGGGATAG
- a CDS encoding Tic22 family protein, giving the protein MKSLVRWTTKAGLISGALVGAVLANGLAVLALTPEQITQKLSRIPVFTIADSKGAPLVAQPPNGQKGNPAAGVFLSQKDAQGFLDRLKTQNPDLAKNVKIVPVSMAEVYDLERKSANSKDAKLEFVYVPTKQQVDSATALLKQSGQKIEQFPGTPLFAARAGKDKAKGFLTIQQGNQSVIPMFFDKEQLQGLLDSFKKQQPDLAATADIQVFPLEGLLDAMQTQKDPQLEKIVLVPSAEAVQFIQSLMQQQPKAAPNGQPAAQPAAPKK; this is encoded by the coding sequence ATGAAATCATTGGTGCGTTGGACAACGAAAGCAGGTTTGATTAGCGGTGCCCTAGTCGGTGCTGTCCTCGCCAACGGCCTTGCAGTGCTGGCGCTGACCCCCGAACAAATTACCCAGAAGCTGAGCCGGATTCCTGTGTTTACGATCGCGGATTCTAAAGGTGCGCCTCTGGTTGCGCAGCCGCCCAATGGACAGAAGGGAAATCCTGCGGCGGGTGTGTTTTTGAGCCAAAAGGATGCGCAAGGGTTCCTCGATCGCCTCAAGACGCAAAATCCTGATTTGGCTAAAAATGTCAAAATTGTGCCGGTGTCGATGGCGGAGGTCTATGACCTGGAGCGCAAGAGTGCCAATAGTAAAGATGCCAAGCTGGAATTTGTCTATGTGCCGACGAAGCAGCAGGTGGATTCTGCGACGGCGTTGTTGAAGCAAAGTGGTCAGAAAATTGAGCAGTTTCCAGGAACGCCTCTGTTTGCAGCCCGTGCCGGGAAGGATAAGGCCAAGGGCTTTTTGACGATTCAGCAGGGGAATCAGTCGGTGATTCCGATGTTCTTTGATAAGGAGCAGTTGCAAGGATTGCTCGATAGCTTTAAGAAGCAACAACCGGATTTAGCGGCTACGGCAGATATTCAGGTCTTTCCGTTGGAGGGGTTGTTGGATGCGATGCAAACCCAGAAAGATCCTCAGTTAGAAAAAATTGTGCTGGTACCGTCAGCGGAAGCAGTGCAGTTTATTCAATCACTCATGCAGCAGCAACCTAAGGCGGCTCCCAATGGCCAACCGGCTGCCCAGCCTGCTGCTCCGAAGAAGTAG
- a CDS encoding DUF4332 domain-containing protein, with product MVHRSKPTPNPTNPPQRKGSAPARLKSANWLLSQLPGLSEQDQAKLRSLNITTTHQLLKTAWTATAREALAAQLNLHLQHVQKWVALADLARVPSVGCQYNGLLLHAGVATVERLAQLQAGQLHRQILKLQVTIMQRPDLCPNAGEISHWIRQAQLLLVYERQP from the coding sequence GTGGTGCACCGTTCCAAACCCACCCCTAATCCAACAAACCCGCCCCAGCGCAAGGGTTCTGCCCCCGCACGACTCAAATCAGCCAACTGGTTACTAAGCCAACTGCCCGGATTGAGCGAACAGGATCAAGCAAAACTACGATCGCTCAACATCACCACCACCCATCAACTCTTAAAAACCGCTTGGACAGCCACCGCCCGCGAAGCCCTAGCAGCCCAACTCAATCTCCACCTCCAACATGTGCAAAAGTGGGTTGCCCTGGCCGACCTCGCACGGGTCCCCAGCGTGGGCTGCCAATACAACGGGTTACTCCTCCATGCAGGAGTGGCAACGGTAGAACGCCTAGCCCAATTACAAGCAGGCCAACTGCACCGTCAGATCCTTAAACTTCAAGTCACCATAATGCAACGCCCGGATCTCTGCCCTAATGCAGGTGAAATATCACACTGGATCCGTCAAGCTCAACTATTACTGGTTTACGAACGTCAACCGTGA
- a CDS encoding GNAT family N-acetyltransferase, which translates to MGFWKSLFNGPETASASKTVALENYSAVETTDDRSTPRIFFSVDREIDLYELEELCDAVGWSRRPLRKVKKAIQHSFMVVSMWEQRGVRRRMIGFARATSDHAFNATIWDVVVHPDFQSKGLGKALMKFMIKKLRGEDISNITLFADPHVVDFYRNLGFMPDPEGIKGMFWYPD; encoded by the coding sequence ATGGGTTTTTGGAAAAGCTTATTCAATGGGCCTGAAACAGCCTCAGCGTCGAAGACCGTCGCGCTAGAGAACTATTCTGCCGTCGAAACAACCGACGATCGCTCGACTCCACGAATTTTTTTTAGTGTCGATCGAGAAATTGATCTCTACGAACTAGAAGAACTGTGTGATGCGGTGGGCTGGTCCCGTCGCCCTTTGCGCAAAGTCAAAAAGGCTATTCAGCACAGTTTCATGGTGGTTTCTATGTGGGAGCAACGGGGCGTCCGGCGACGGATGATTGGGTTTGCCCGTGCTACCTCTGACCATGCCTTTAATGCCACCATTTGGGATGTGGTTGTCCATCCTGACTTCCAAAGCAAGGGGCTGGGTAAGGCACTCATGAAATTTATGATTAAAAAGTTGCGCGGCGAAGATATTAGCAACATTACTCTATTCGCAGACCCCCATGTGGTAGATTTCTACCGCAACCTTGGCTTTATGCCTGATCCCGAGGGAATCAAGGGCATGTTTTGGTACCCCGATTGA
- a CDS encoding alpha/beta hydrolase, with protein MPMISVLGVPHTYELTAPTDSQTTLVFVHGWMLSRGYWQPVVDRLAQDYQCLTYDLRGFGQSHPCHPREISQHSPYSLQAYAEDLTHLLEQLGIRKAWLVGHSLGGSIALWAAKALPDRVEGVICVNAGGGIYLKEEFERFRQAGQQMVRFRPGWLPHVPWLDRVFAQAMVTQKLAPHWGRQRLLDFLAADADAAKGSLLDSTTQAEVHRLPQVVARLRQPVYFIAGTDDRIMELKYVRHLASFHPLFQEWGANVFEIPHCGHLAMVEQPDLVVQQFREIFAGVCVQV; from the coding sequence ATGCCGATGATTTCTGTTTTGGGAGTCCCTCATACCTATGAGTTAACCGCTCCCACCGATTCACAGACAACTTTGGTTTTCGTCCATGGCTGGATGTTGAGCCGTGGATATTGGCAGCCTGTCGTCGATCGACTAGCCCAGGATTATCAATGCCTCACCTACGATCTGCGGGGCTTTGGGCAATCCCACCCCTGCCATCCCCGAGAAATTAGCCAGCACTCACCCTACAGCCTCCAAGCCTACGCAGAGGATCTCACCCACCTTTTGGAGCAACTCGGCATCCGCAAAGCCTGGTTAGTTGGCCATTCCCTGGGGGGTAGCATTGCACTGTGGGCCGCCAAGGCCCTGCCCGATCGGGTGGAAGGGGTGATTTGCGTCAATGCCGGGGGCGGAATTTACCTCAAAGAAGAATTTGAACGCTTTCGTCAAGCGGGACAGCAAATGGTACGCTTCCGACCGGGCTGGTTGCCCCACGTACCCTGGCTCGATCGGGTGTTTGCCCAGGCCATGGTCACCCAGAAGTTAGCGCCCCACTGGGGACGGCAACGCCTCCTCGACTTTCTCGCAGCCGATGCCGATGCCGCCAAAGGGAGCCTACTGGATTCCACGACCCAAGCCGAAGTCCATCGCCTGCCCCAGGTTGTTGCCCGTCTGCGCCAGCCGGTTTACTTCATCGCCGGAACCGACGATCGCATCATGGAACTGAAATATGTACGGCACCTGGCCAGCTTCCATCCGTTGTTTCAGGAATGGGGGGCCAATGTGTTTGAAATTCCCCACTGCGGCCACTTGGCCATGGTAGAACAGCCGGATTTGGTCGTGCAGCAGTTCCGAGAGATTTTCGCGGGCGTTTGTGTCCAGGTTTAA
- a CDS encoding glycosyltransferase family 39 protein has product MKALQANRWVPWIWIGLLGGLAFGYGLGSTGLLDETEPLFAEAARQMTVTGDWITPYFNGVTRFDKPPLIYWLMAIAYQTIGVNSWAARLPSALAATALVGFIFYIAQQWVKPVRSPSVESPTRQAETASPGSLDRPSSSPIDLALPYLITAPLALNLQMIFFGRTGYSDMLLNLCFSGSILAFWRGYGQAEPRRRNRWYILLWILMALGILTKGPVAIVLPGGIMALFVLITGQWRKVWQEMPWKWGLSLLVAIALPWYILAYLANGQSFIDAFFGFHNVARFTQVVNKHSGPWYYHFLMVLGGFAPWSLALPAAIAQVIQQKPWRSADRQQHLGLLALIWFSSVLGFFTIAQTKYITYSLPSIPAAAILVGLWWSQQRQSASGKPQEKNLGQIITLAVTGLLAIALAVAAWLCPNWLQGDPAMPNLGKQVAAFGLPYLGSAIWATAAISILLAFLFQKYRRLWTINLAAMALFIALFVLPLLGLVDQERQLPLRQLAVEIRQVQTSGEPLIMAVNFFEKPSLVFYTQQPIVFITRSVKLRPELEQLRQAGTVKSALVVTTPKTLEEAQISTDRYQSLATAGVYQLVRFPLD; this is encoded by the coding sequence GTGAAGGCGTTGCAAGCAAATCGCTGGGTCCCTTGGATCTGGATTGGCCTCTTGGGTGGGTTGGCCTTTGGGTATGGCTTGGGCAGCACGGGCCTACTGGACGAAACCGAACCCCTGTTTGCCGAGGCCGCACGGCAGATGACTGTAACCGGAGACTGGATCACGCCCTATTTCAACGGCGTAACGCGCTTTGATAAGCCCCCCTTGATTTACTGGCTGATGGCGATCGCCTACCAGACGATCGGGGTCAACAGTTGGGCGGCGCGGTTGCCCTCAGCCCTCGCAGCAACGGCATTGGTGGGCTTTATCTTTTACATCGCTCAGCAGTGGGTTAAGCCAGTGCGATCGCCCTCGGTAGAGTCACCCACACGGCAGGCCGAAACAGCTTCCCCAGGATCCTTGGATCGCCCCTCATCCTCACCGATCGATCTAGCCCTGCCCTACCTCATCACCGCCCCCCTCGCCCTGAATCTGCAAATGATTTTCTTTGGGCGCACTGGCTATTCCGACATGCTGCTGAATTTGTGTTTCAGCGGGTCGATTCTGGCCTTTTGGCGTGGATATGGGCAAGCGGAACCCCGACGCCGGAACCGCTGGTACATCCTGTTGTGGATCCTGATGGCGCTAGGGATATTGACCAAAGGCCCCGTGGCGATCGTGCTGCCCGGTGGCATTATGGCGTTATTTGTCTTGATCACAGGACAGTGGCGTAAAGTTTGGCAGGAGATGCCATGGAAATGGGGCCTCAGTTTACTGGTCGCGATCGCCCTGCCTTGGTACATCCTGGCCTATCTTGCCAACGGTCAATCCTTTATTGATGCGTTTTTCGGCTTCCATAACGTAGCCCGCTTCACCCAAGTGGTGAACAAACACAGTGGGCCTTGGTACTACCACTTCTTAATGGTGTTGGGTGGGTTTGCCCCATGGTCCTTGGCCTTACCCGCCGCGATCGCCCAGGTGATCCAGCAAAAACCTTGGCGATCAGCCGATCGCCAGCAACATCTAGGCTTACTGGCACTGATTTGGTTCAGCAGTGTGTTGGGCTTTTTCACGATCGCCCAAACGAAATACATTACCTACAGCTTGCCCTCCATTCCCGCTGCGGCCATTCTGGTCGGACTCTGGTGGAGCCAACAGCGGCAGTCTGCGTCTGGCAAACCGCAGGAAAAGAATTTGGGGCAAATCATCACCCTTGCGGTCACAGGATTACTGGCGATCGCCCTGGCAGTGGCCGCTTGGCTCTGTCCCAACTGGTTGCAGGGAGATCCGGCCATGCCCAACCTCGGGAAACAGGTCGCAGCCTTCGGTCTACCCTATTTAGGATCCGCCATTTGGGCCACTGCCGCGATCTCCATCCTCCTCGCGTTCCTGTTTCAGAAATACCGCAGGCTTTGGACAATCAATTTAGCGGCCATGGCTCTCTTCATCGCCCTATTTGTTTTACCGTTACTGGGCCTGGTGGATCAGGAGCGCCAACTGCCCCTGCGCCAACTGGCTGTGGAAATTCGCCAAGTTCAAACCTCCGGCGAGCCCTTAATCATGGCGGTCAATTTCTTTGAGAAACCCAGCCTCGTGTTTTATACCCAACAGCCGATCGTCTTCATCACACGATCGGTCAAACTGCGCCCTGAGCTAGAGCAGTTACGCCAAGCAGGGACAGTAAAATCAGCGCTGGTGGTGACAACGCCAAAAACTTTGGAAGAAGCCCAAATCTCCACCGATCGCTACCAATCTCTGGCAACAGCAGGGGTTTATCAGCTGGTACGATTCCCGCTCGACTAG
- a CDS encoding glycosyltransferase family 39 protein yields the protein MMHTFLQTTQKWWSVPINRQVTWILAAGLFLRTIFAFWLQPGFDEAYYYLYTQYPDWSFFDHPPLVAITTAIGLWFSGETVSQFTIRIGSLLLYTGTLYLLYRAGRRLFGFRVGLLALILASIVPIFQVAFGTMTLPDVPLMFFWTATLWGASEEFFPLDGQRYRPTYRLAILGLLVGLACISKYHGFLLGAGLVGFCLTSREHRRALYSPWALASFVAFFATLYPVLVWNAQHDWISFTFQAGRSVPAKGYSLGKLFGLVLQEVGYLFPTIGIPLWWVSLRVLVAQSLSPFVRRIRDTHQDIRIKQRLVLWLSAPVFLLFTLIGGYRSVLPTWAMPGFFIATILLAQKVAVWQIPSPKLIRRWLLGSAIAVNLLLLLALSHVAAGTLQTPSNTALFGGFIPAQGDASVQLVDIAQLRQGFAQQPQLMQALQRSDFVFSNRFHLSGHIAMALKPLRSLPVTCFDKRDMRGFAFWSQATDWLGKTGLYLTSNEYQSQEDSAAEYIPYFRSLKKVGEVPLYRGGVVVDRFHVFLAQEQIKPFPRPREGSKGA from the coding sequence ATGATGCATACCTTTTTGCAAACAACCCAAAAATGGTGGAGTGTGCCCATCAATCGCCAAGTCACCTGGATTTTGGCTGCTGGATTATTCCTTCGCACCATCTTTGCCTTCTGGCTGCAACCCGGCTTCGACGAAGCCTATTACTATCTCTACACCCAATATCCTGACTGGAGCTTTTTTGACCACCCACCCTTAGTCGCCATCACCACAGCGATCGGGTTGTGGTTCAGTGGCGAAACAGTGTCGCAGTTCACGATCCGCATTGGCAGTTTGCTGCTGTACACCGGGACACTCTACCTGCTCTATCGGGCGGGACGACGGTTGTTTGGCTTTCGGGTCGGGCTATTGGCCCTGATTTTGGCCTCGATCGTGCCGATTTTCCAAGTCGCCTTTGGCACTATGACGCTGCCGGATGTGCCCTTGATGTTCTTTTGGACAGCCACACTGTGGGGCGCATCGGAGGAGTTTTTTCCGTTAGACGGCCAACGCTACCGCCCGACCTATCGCCTTGCCATTTTGGGCTTACTCGTCGGGCTGGCCTGCATTAGCAAGTACCACGGATTTTTGCTGGGGGCTGGCTTAGTGGGCTTTTGCCTTACCAGCCGAGAGCACCGACGGGCCCTCTATTCTCCCTGGGCGTTGGCGAGTTTTGTGGCCTTTTTTGCGACGCTTTACCCAGTGCTGGTCTGGAATGCCCAGCATGACTGGATTTCTTTTACCTTCCAAGCAGGGCGCAGCGTTCCGGCCAAGGGTTACAGCTTGGGTAAACTATTTGGGCTGGTCTTGCAGGAAGTGGGTTATCTGTTCCCCACGATCGGGATTCCGCTGTGGTGGGTTAGCCTACGGGTCTTGGTGGCGCAGAGCCTTTCTCCCTTTGTCCGCCGGATTCGGGACACCCACCAGGATATTCGCATTAAGCAACGGTTAGTTCTGTGGCTATCGGCTCCAGTATTCCTGCTGTTTACCCTGATCGGCGGCTATCGATCGGTGCTGCCCACTTGGGCCATGCCGGGATTTTTCATCGCGACGATTCTGCTGGCCCAGAAAGTGGCTGTCTGGCAAATTCCTTCACCCAAACTCATTCGTCGGTGGTTGCTAGGCTCCGCGATCGCCGTCAACTTGCTACTCCTCCTAGCCCTGTCCCATGTCGCGGCTGGCACCCTGCAAACACCAAGCAATACCGCCCTCTTCGGGGGCTTTATCCCGGCCCAGGGAGATGCCTCCGTGCAACTGGTGGACATTGCCCAACTACGCCAAGGTTTTGCCCAGCAGCCCCAACTGATGCAAGCTTTGCAGCGATCGGACTTTGTTTTCAGCAATCGCTTCCATCTCTCCGGCCACATTGCCATGGCACTAAAACCTTTGCGATCGCTGCCAGTGACCTGCTTTGACAAACGGGATATGCGGGGGTTTGCCTTTTGGTCCCAGGCAACCGATTGGCTAGGAAAAACGGGGCTGTACCTGACTTCCAACGAGTACCAATCCCAGGAAGATTCCGCCGCAGAATATATCCCCTATTTCCGTTCGCTGAAAAAAGTGGGCGAAGTGCCGCTCTACCGAGGCGGTGTGGTGGTCGATCGCTTCCATGTGTTCCTCGCGCAGGAGCAGATCAAACCCTTCCCCCGTCCCCGCGAAGGCAGCAAAGGCGCATAA
- a CDS encoding Uma2 family endonuclease, whose protein sequence is MPLITPKRFTIADYHRLREVGLLREGDRIELIRGELLHMSPKGTAHSVCNGLLQAQLLTLLGNQGAIRSQEPITLPQTQSEPEPDLIIARGSLRDYLDHHPYPADVLLAIEVADSSLDYDRTVKLELYAEAGIAHYWIADVNSRQMECYSQPYRSAQGTFAYQTRQIVLVEQSLLVPGFATVALDLATIFP, encoded by the coding sequence ATGCCGCTCATCACACCGAAACGATTCACGATCGCTGATTACCATCGCCTACGGGAAGTGGGATTGCTGCGTGAGGGCGATCGCATCGAACTGATCCGGGGAGAACTGCTGCACATGTCACCTAAAGGCACTGCCCATTCTGTTTGCAATGGTTTGCTCCAGGCTCAGTTGCTGACGTTACTGGGGAACCAAGGGGCCATCCGGAGCCAGGAACCCATCACACTGCCGCAAACCCAGAGCGAACCTGAGCCAGATCTGATTATTGCTCGCGGTTCCCTGCGGGATTATCTCGATCATCATCCCTATCCAGCGGATGTCCTGTTGGCGATCGAAGTGGCGGATTCCAGCCTGGACTACGATCGCACCGTCAAATTGGAACTCTACGCCGAAGCAGGCATTGCCCACTATTGGATTGCTGATGTGAATAGTCGGCAAATGGAGTGTTACAGCCAGCCCTACCGATCGGCCCAGGGAACTTTCGCTTATCAAACCCGCCAAATCGTGTTGGTCGAGCAATCCCTGCTTGTACCCGGATTTGCGACGGTCGCATTGGACTTAGCGACCATTTTTCCTTAG
- a CDS encoding Uma2 family endonuclease encodes MTLITPKRFTIADYHRLGEVGLLRAGDRIELIRGELLSMSPKGTAHSFCTMRLFRLLDRLLGEAVTLRCQEPIAIPPDSQPEPDIVITQGRDTDYLDHHPYPADVLLAIEVADSSLDYDRTVKLELYAEAGIAHYWIADVNSRQMECYSQPYRSAQGQCSYQTRHIVLVGQPLAVPGFAAATLDLGQIFP; translated from the coding sequence ATGACCCTTATCACACCAAAACGATTCACGATCGCCGATTACCATCGCCTAGGGGAAGTGGGATTGCTGCGTGCGGGCGATCGCATTGAACTGATCCGGGGAGAATTGCTGTCCATGTCACCCAAAGGCACTGCCCATAGCTTCTGTACAATGCGCTTGTTTCGGCTGTTGGATCGGTTGCTGGGTGAGGCGGTCACGTTACGTTGCCAGGAACCGATCGCCATTCCACCGGACAGTCAGCCGGAGCCAGATATCGTCATTACCCAGGGCAGGGATACGGATTATCTCGATCATCATCCCTATCCAGCGGATGTCCTGTTGGCGATCGAAGTGGCGGATTCCAGCTTGGACTACGATCGCACCGTCAAATTGGAACTCTACGCCGAAGCAGGCATTGCCCACTATTGGATTGCTGATGTGAATAGTCGGCAAATGGAGTGTTACAGCCAGCCCTACCGATCGGCCCAAGGCCAGTGCTCCTACCAAACCCGCCACATCGTTCTGGTGGGTCAACCCTTGGCCGTACCTGGATTTGCAGCAGCGACCCTAGACTTGGGGCAAATCTTCCCTTAA
- a CDS encoding photosystem II protein Y, translating to MDFDFRVLAVLAPVGLALGWAVFNIFRAAQQQLDNFLNKRA from the coding sequence ATGGATTTCGACTTTCGTGTTTTGGCGGTTCTGGCACCCGTAGGACTCGCACTCGGTTGGGCCGTTTTCAATATTTTCCGTGCCGCTCAACAACAGTTGGACAACTTCTTAAACAAGAGAGCTTAG
- a CDS encoding gamma carbonic anhydrase family protein encodes MVQPSSFPSYWPPVDTSQAAFVADNATVIGHVTIAEGASIWYGAIVRGDVEKITIGPHSNVQDGVVLHGDPGKETILESHVTVGHRAVIHSAHIESGCLIGIGAIVLDGVRVGAGSIVGAGAVVTKDVPPRSLVVGIPGRPIRELSDQEVADLVTHAEHYEQLALVHAGKGADLGFC; translated from the coding sequence GTGGTGCAACCTTCTTCGTTCCCTTCCTATTGGCCTCCCGTTGATACGTCCCAAGCCGCGTTTGTCGCGGATAATGCCACTGTGATTGGCCATGTAACGATCGCCGAGGGCGCTAGTATTTGGTACGGCGCGATCGTGCGGGGGGATGTGGAAAAAATTACGATCGGGCCCCATAGTAATGTGCAGGATGGGGTAGTCCTCCATGGGGATCCGGGGAAGGAGACGATTTTGGAATCCCATGTGACGGTTGGCCATCGGGCGGTGATCCACAGTGCCCATATCGAATCCGGCTGTTTGATTGGCATTGGGGCGATCGTGCTGGATGGGGTGCGGGTGGGTGCAGGCAGTATTGTAGGGGCAGGGGCAGTGGTGACGAAGGATGTTCCACCGCGATCGTTGGTGGTCGGCATTCCTGGTAGACCGATTCGGGAACTGTCGGATCAGGAAGTGGCGGATCTGGTGACCCACGCAGAGCATTATGAGCAACTGGCCCTCGTCCATGCAGGCAAAGGCGCTGATTTAGGATTTTGCTGA
- a CDS encoding TIGR02652 family protein: MNSLGSQYPIFGPEIQCPHCRQTIPALTLTDTYLCPRHGAFEADPKTGELVHLQSGRHWRLWNGDWYRQHTHPDGIRFEIHEALDRLYTQGYRATRVIIAKRYQELISTYLERSTPWRGQTDSQKPRLYGLPVEFSPDPDDEPCWNVINFDLEKEPGAPVRYPYFRLLE, from the coding sequence ATGAATAGCCTAGGCTCGCAGTATCCGATTTTCGGGCCAGAGATCCAATGTCCCCACTGTCGTCAAACGATTCCTGCGTTGACGCTGACGGATACTTATCTGTGTCCTCGCCACGGGGCATTTGAGGCGGATCCCAAAACTGGCGAACTGGTTCATCTCCAATCTGGTCGGCACTGGCGGCTGTGGAATGGGGACTGGTACCGCCAGCACACCCATCCCGATGGCATTCGGTTTGAGATCCACGAAGCCCTCGATCGCCTGTATACCCAAGGCTACCGAGCCACACGGGTCATCATTGCCAAGCGCTACCAAGAGCTGATCAGCACCTATCTGGAACGCAGCACCCCTTGGCGTGGCCAAACGGATTCCCAAAAACCCCGACTCTATGGCTTGCCTGTAGAATTTAGTCCGGATCCGGATGATGAACCCTGCTGGAATGTGATCAACTTTGATTTAGAAAAGGAACCAGGGGCCCCTGTGCGTTATCCCTATTTCCGCTTGTTGGAGTAA
- a CDS encoding VOC family protein: protein MLHHASIRTADIFRAIAFYEQLGFAVCERFTAGYTLACWMEGLGGRIELMQIPQPNPAADAFGDEHYVGYYHLSFELTELTPDLSGWLAEFQAKLAAIDQPLTILLAPQQQMIGDRVYEVAFVADSDGLPLEFLREMARIPG from the coding sequence ATGCTCCACCACGCTTCGATTCGGACGGCAGACATTTTTCGGGCGATCGCGTTCTATGAGCAGTTGGGCTTTGCGGTGTGCGAACGGTTTACAGCGGGCTACACCCTTGCCTGCTGGATGGAGGGGCTGGGCGGACGCATTGAACTGATGCAGATTCCCCAGCCCAATCCCGCCGCCGATGCCTTTGGCGATGAGCATTACGTGGGGTACTACCATCTTTCCTTCGAATTGACCGAGTTAACCCCAGATTTATCCGGTTGGCTAGCCGAGTTCCAAGCCAAACTCGCAGCGATCGACCAACCTTTGACAATTCTGCTAGCCCCTCAACAGCAGATGATTGGCGATCGCGTCTATGAAGTGGCGTTTGTAGCAGATAGTGATGGATTACCCCTAGAGTTCCTGCGGGAAATGGCCCGTATCCCTGGGTAA